In one window of Desulfonatronum thioautotrophicum DNA:
- a CDS encoding patatin-like phospholipase family protein translates to MRKINTFSRRTFLIASGALTATVPLASLTTLAKAQNSDIPTLGLALGSGGASGLAHIPMLEVLDELDIVPKVIAGSSIGAIIGALYASGLSGADLRRLASDFAPEDKHFMRNLIQGSAGLSLMDLIRLDLDDGGLLDSDGFLDFLETKLDGSTFEDLPIPLKLVAADFWKREQVILDKGPLIPAIKASMAVPGLFAPVPLDGHLLVDGGTVNPLPFDLIDADCDLTVAVDVSGGKAGQEEEKPDVLDALFNTFEIMQQAITREKMKHITPGILVQPETSGIRLLHFYKAGEIFSQSASAAEELKSALREHLRNNSGNNRSS, encoded by the coding sequence ATGCGGAAAATAAACACTTTTTCCCGCCGAACATTCCTGATCGCGTCCGGAGCGCTCACCGCCACAGTGCCCCTTGCCTCGCTCACAACCCTGGCGAAGGCGCAAAACTCCGACATTCCCACCTTGGGCCTGGCCCTGGGCTCCGGGGGGGCCAGTGGCTTGGCCCACATCCCCATGCTTGAGGTTCTCGATGAGCTGGACATCGTTCCCAAAGTCATCGCCGGCTCCAGTATCGGCGCCATCATCGGAGCGCTCTATGCATCCGGTCTTTCTGGTGCAGATTTACGGCGGTTGGCGTCCGACTTCGCACCTGAAGACAAACATTTCATGCGCAACCTGATCCAGGGCAGTGCCGGCCTGAGTTTGATGGACCTGATCCGACTCGACCTGGACGACGGCGGCCTGCTGGACAGCGACGGCTTTCTCGACTTTTTAGAGACGAAGCTCGATGGCTCCACCTTTGAGGATCTGCCCATCCCCCTGAAACTCGTGGCGGCGGACTTTTGGAAACGGGAGCAGGTCATCCTGGACAAGGGGCCGCTGATTCCGGCGATCAAGGCCAGCATGGCCGTCCCGGGGCTGTTTGCCCCGGTGCCGCTGGACGGTCACCTGCTGGTGGACGGCGGCACGGTGAACCCCCTCCCGTTTGACCTCATCGACGCTGATTGCGACCTGACCGTGGCCGTGGACGTCTCCGGCGGCAAGGCTGGGCAGGAAGAAGAAAAGCCGGACGTTCTGGATGCCCTGTTCAACACATTTGAAATCATGCAGCAAGCCATCACCAGGGAAAAAATGAAACACATCACTCCGGGTATACTGGTTCAACCCGAAACATCCGGCATCCGCTTGCTGCACTTTTACAAAGCTGGAGAGATCTTCTCCCAGTCCGCATCCGCGGCCGAGGAGCTGAAATCCGCCCTGCGTGAACATCTGCGGAACAATTCCGGGAACAATCGGAGCTCGTAA
- a CDS encoding HDOD domain-containing protein has translation MIKRKLILSQVRRVPMLSSTVQEGLRLLRDPQMDMGSLAQALQHDPGITANILRLVNTPYFGSVNRVNNLRDAVVRLGAKRVSHLLLTVAVTPRISGELAGYDQAPCTLLEQSLSIALAAELTAAELCITAPPHTFTAGLLANIGKIVINQFLHGEYDQVNSQVEQENLSFEAAERNVLGVDHPEIGAELLTFWNLPEDLVRVVRHFRAPDNCPEHDLTLDLVHVGSIVACMTGIGQGVDGMQYRISEAVVLRLGLDESMVQNVMVKLVDHVEKLKEVLPKCGK, from the coding sequence GTGATCAAGCGCAAACTCATTCTTTCCCAGGTCCGGCGCGTGCCCATGCTCTCCAGCACCGTCCAGGAAGGGCTGCGCCTGTTGCGCGACCCCCAGATGGACATGGGCAGCCTGGCTCAAGCCCTGCAGCATGACCCAGGAATCACCGCCAATATCCTCCGCCTGGTCAACACCCCGTACTTCGGCTCCGTGAATCGGGTGAACAACCTCCGTGATGCAGTGGTTCGGCTGGGCGCGAAACGCGTCTCCCATTTGCTGCTCACCGTTGCCGTGACTCCCCGAATCAGTGGCGAACTGGCAGGTTACGACCAGGCTCCCTGCACCCTGCTGGAGCAGTCCCTGTCCATAGCCTTGGCCGCGGAACTGACTGCCGCCGAACTGTGCATCACCGCCCCTCCCCATACCTTTACCGCCGGCTTACTGGCCAATATCGGCAAAATCGTAATCAACCAATTTCTGCATGGCGAGTACGACCAGGTCAACTCCCAGGTGGAACAAGAAAATTTGTCCTTCGAAGCCGCCGAACGGAACGTGCTGGGTGTCGACCACCCGGAAATCGGAGCCGAACTCCTGACCTTCTGGAACCTTCCGGAAGACCTCGTCCGGGTTGTTCGTCATTTTCGTGCTCCGGACAACTGTCCGGAGCATGATCTCACCTTGGACCTCGTCCACGTGGGTTCCATCGTGGCCTGCATGACCGGCATCGGCCAGGGGGTTGATGGCATGCAGTACCGTATCTCCGAAGCCGTTGTCCTGCGTCTCGGGCTGGACGAATCCATGGTCCAGAACGTCATGGTCAAGCTTGTGGATCATGTCGAAAAACTCAAGGAGGTTTTGCCGAAATGCGGAAAATAA
- a CDS encoding chemotaxis protein CheD, giving the protein MKISVGISDMRVTKQSGVILVTHSLGSCLGLAAYDPLSKVAGLIHCLLPKPSGNKKAAENPAMCVSTGVPAMIREMFTLGAQRRNLVLKAAGCSRMVNVLNQFNTGLRNQEILLALLEHNGLQLAAGDLGGNIPRTMYLHVDTGLVLIRSKRKEREL; this is encoded by the coding sequence TTGAAAATTAGCGTCGGCATTTCCGATATGCGGGTGACCAAACAATCCGGAGTGATTCTGGTCACCCATTCTCTGGGATCCTGCCTGGGCTTGGCGGCTTATGATCCGCTGAGCAAGGTAGCCGGCTTGATCCATTGCCTCCTCCCCAAACCTTCCGGCAATAAAAAAGCCGCCGAAAACCCGGCCATGTGCGTCAGCACCGGCGTTCCGGCAATGATCCGGGAAATGTTCACCCTTGGTGCCCAGCGCCGCAATCTTGTCCTGAAGGCTGCCGGATGCAGCCGAATGGTCAACGTGCTTAACCAGTTCAACACCGGACTGCGCAATCAGGAAATACTCCTGGCCCTGCTGGAGCACAACGGCCTGCAGCTGGCCGCGGGTGATCTGGGCGGAAACATTCCCAGAACCATGTATCTCCACGTGGATACGGGGCTGGTCCTGATCCGTTCGAAACGGAAGGAGCGCGAGTTGTGA
- a CDS encoding M24 family metallopeptidase, translating into MPEIHAQRREKLRARLEPSGISALLVSSPANRFYLSGFELHDPQCNESAGMLVIAANGEDWLLTDPRFEITAQKVWPSERLFIYRCPKMQQIREFLGGLGHRPLGFEARAVSVELYSDLAEQVTLKPTRSMVEALRLVKDAQEIALLEDSCRLNHEIFALVPELLRPGRTEREIAWDMEKLFRERGAEELAFPTIVGVDANAAQPHAVPDQTPVRENCLVLVDAGARLNQYCSDQTRTFWVGERPSDAFQRTMDLVREAQDRAIAAIRPGLPVHQAYQLVQDFFRDHLVEKRFTHGLGHGIGLETHEGPSLSPNDKTILTPGMVVTVEPGLYSPDWGGIRWEYMVLVTEDGCRIL; encoded by the coding sequence ATGCCCGAAATCCACGCCCAGCGCCGTGAAAAACTGCGCGCACGCCTTGAGCCGTCCGGAATCTCGGCTCTGCTGGTCTCCAGCCCGGCCAACCGGTTCTACCTCAGTGGTTTTGAACTGCACGATCCCCAGTGCAACGAAAGTGCCGGCATGCTGGTGATCGCGGCCAACGGTGAAGACTGGCTCCTCACGGATCCACGATTCGAAATTACAGCCCAAAAGGTCTGGCCGTCTGAGCGCCTGTTCATCTACAGGTGTCCAAAGATGCAACAGATCCGGGAATTCCTCGGAGGCCTGGGTCATCGTCCCCTGGGCTTCGAGGCCCGGGCCGTGAGCGTGGAGCTCTACAGCGACCTGGCGGAGCAAGTGACCCTGAAACCGACCAGAAGCATGGTCGAGGCCCTCCGGTTGGTCAAGGACGCCCAGGAAATCGCCCTTTTGGAAGATTCGTGCCGACTCAACCACGAAATTTTCGCCCTGGTTCCGGAACTCTTGCGCCCCGGGCGCACGGAGCGAGAGATCGCCTGGGACATGGAAAAACTGTTCCGGGAGCGTGGGGCCGAAGAGTTGGCCTTTCCAACCATCGTGGGGGTGGACGCCAATGCCGCCCAGCCGCATGCTGTTCCAGACCAAACTCCGGTTCGTGAAAACTGCCTGGTCCTGGTGGATGCCGGAGCCCGGCTGAACCAGTACTGCTCAGACCAGACCAGGACGTTCTGGGTCGGAGAGCGCCCTTCGGATGCCTTCCAACGCACCATGGATCTGGTCCGCGAGGCCCAGGACCGGGCCATCGCCGCCATCCGTCCGGGACTTCCGGTTCATCAGGCCTACCAACTGGTCCAGGATTTCTTTCGGGACCATCTTGTGGAAAAGCGCTTCACCCATGGCCTGGGGCACGGCATCGGCCTGGAAACCCATGAGGGACCGAGCTTGAGCCCCAACGACAAAACCATCCTGACTCCGGGCATGGTGGTTACAGTGGAACCCGGCCTGTATTCCCCGGACTGGGGGGGAATTCGATGGGAATACATGGTCCTGGTCACCGAGGATGGTTGCCGGATCCTTTGA
- a CDS encoding glycoside hydrolase family 3 protein yields MTRHLPRFPFLANARRLLLFVFLMTLLVPVPKSWGTEADAYLKAQIGQMLMIGFRGLEVDQNSPVVQDIRSGRIGGGILFDYDVALRSQDRNIATPEQLAALVADLHAASPDTPLFVAIDQEGGRVNRLKERYGFPPSVSQGWLGQKDDPRLTADFAHRTAKTLSAMGINVNLAPVVDVNVNPDNPIIGKLERSFSADPLRVAAHAEAVISAHQVAGVLTALKHFPGHGSSTQDSHLGFTDVTRTWSEMELEPYRQILRSVGADMIMTAHVFNARLDPNWPATLSAPTLQGLLRDKMGYQGVIISDDMQMQAITDHYDLETALEQTILAGTDVIIFGNNLVHDTAIAQKAGQIILELVRKGRIPASRIQESHARIMHLKSRLAARGDLDCRLCDHY; encoded by the coding sequence ATGACCCGACATCTGCCGCGGTTCCCATTCCTGGCCAATGCCCGGCGCCTGCTCCTGTTCGTTTTTTTGATGACCCTCCTGGTTCCTGTCCCAAAGTCCTGGGGGACGGAGGCGGATGCATATCTCAAGGCTCAGATCGGCCAGATGCTGATGATCGGCTTCCGTGGCCTGGAGGTGGATCAAAACAGCCCTGTTGTCCAGGACATTCGTAGCGGGCGCATCGGCGGGGGAATTCTCTTTGATTACGACGTGGCCCTGCGCAGTCAGGACCGGAACATCGCTACACCGGAACAACTTGCCGCTCTCGTGGCCGATTTGCACGCCGCGAGCCCGGATACGCCCCTCTTCGTGGCCATCGACCAGGAAGGTGGCCGAGTCAACCGGCTCAAGGAACGCTACGGTTTTCCGCCTTCAGTCTCGCAAGGCTGGCTGGGTCAAAAGGATGATCCGCGCCTGACCGCGGACTTCGCCCACCGGACAGCTAAGACACTGTCCGCAATGGGGATCAACGTCAACCTCGCTCCGGTGGTGGATGTCAACGTCAATCCGGACAACCCGATCATCGGCAAGCTGGAGCGCAGCTTTTCCGCGGATCCGCTCAGAGTGGCCGCCCATGCCGAGGCGGTGATCAGCGCCCATCAGGTTGCCGGGGTGCTCACCGCGTTGAAACATTTTCCAGGACACGGCAGCTCCACCCAGGATTCCCACCTGGGCTTCACCGACGTGACCAGAACCTGGTCCGAGATGGAACTGGAACCGTACCGGCAAATTCTGCGTTCTGTGGGCGCGGACATGATCATGACCGCCCACGTGTTCAACGCCCGACTCGACCCAAACTGGCCGGCAACCCTCTCCGCGCCGACCCTGCAAGGGCTGCTTCGCGACAAGATGGGCTACCAGGGAGTCATCATCTCCGATGATATGCAAATGCAGGCCATTACCGACCACTACGACCTGGAAACCGCCCTGGAACAAACCATCCTGGCGGGAACGGATGTGATCATCTTCGGCAACAACCTGGTCCATGACACAGCCATCGCCCAAAAAGCCGGCCAGATCATCCTGGAACTGGTTCGTAAAGGCCGCATACCAGCGAGTCGCATCCAGGAATCCCACGCCCGAATCATGCATCTCAAATCACGACTTGCCGCCAGGGGCGATCTGGACTGTCGCTTGTGCGACCATTACTGA